One window of the Petroclostridium xylanilyticum genome contains the following:
- a CDS encoding ABC transporter substrate-binding protein codes for MRKPISTTLIIALAISVVLVGDWKNKGVDTSSRKEITINESVKQVEGDTPENIEGEITVWIWENAKKVLDGLQGDFRKAYPNLTIAYETMPNEDLYKKFILAVQAGEGGPDVFAVESRNMPQMIKTQGLMDLTDRLGEDINKINKHKVKLATGPDGKVYAVPWDSGPVALFYNRKIFKEAGLPSEPEEVSKLINTWKDYYEIMEHIKKNTGAFAIAESKTKANPALFEIILSQKAESENIWIFDKEGNVKLDSPQGISVARFLTSLFDQNLVYDAYRESPPFYTAIKQDKIASIINAAWFNPLLKKAYGEDRNGNWGVIPLPVWDETDARTAESGGSNLAISKQTQNAEGAWAYVQFHILNDSSQLHQYKYGFFPSWEPVYGNPEVSKADPFFGYQNERKLFENTAKNIVQVNYTEDYPKARFIVSRALELCYNDKSKPVEEHLKAAADELRKMTGRK; via the coding sequence ATGAGAAAACCTATTTCTACAACACTAATTATAGCTTTAGCAATCTCGGTAGTATTGGTTGGAGATTGGAAAAATAAAGGTGTAGATACTAGTTCTAGAAAAGAAATAACCATTAATGAATCAGTCAAACAGGTTGAAGGGGACACACCTGAGAATATTGAAGGGGAAATAACTGTATGGATTTGGGAGAATGCGAAGAAGGTTTTGGATGGATTACAGGGAGATTTTAGAAAAGCATATCCTAATTTGACAATCGCATATGAAACAATGCCAAATGAAGATCTCTATAAAAAGTTTATACTTGCTGTGCAGGCTGGAGAAGGTGGGCCGGATGTATTTGCAGTTGAATCAAGAAATATGCCTCAGATGATTAAAACTCAAGGTCTAATGGATTTAACAGACAGATTAGGGGAAGACATAAACAAAATTAACAAGCATAAAGTAAAGTTGGCAACAGGTCCTGATGGAAAGGTTTATGCAGTGCCTTGGGATAGCGGCCCTGTAGCACTGTTTTATAATAGAAAGATTTTTAAAGAAGCCGGGCTGCCAAGCGAGCCGGAGGAAGTATCTAAATTAATAAATACTTGGAAAGACTATTATGAAATAATGGAGCATATTAAAAAAAATACCGGTGCTTTTGCTATTGCTGAATCTAAAACAAAAGCAAACCCGGCACTATTTGAAATTATTTTGTCGCAAAAGGCGGAAAGCGAGAATATATGGATTTTTGACAAAGAAGGCAATGTAAAATTAGATTCGCCGCAAGGTATAAGTGTAGCTAGATTTTTGACAAGCTTGTTTGACCAAAACTTAGTTTATGATGCTTATAGGGAAAGCCCGCCATTTTATACAGCAATTAAACAAGATAAGATAGCATCAATCATTAATGCAGCATGGTTTAACCCACTTTTAAAAAAAGCTTATGGAGAAGACAGAAATGGTAATTGGGGAGTTATTCCATTGCCTGTTTGGGATGAAACAGATGCAAGAACGGCAGAAAGTGGAGGTTCAAACTTAGCTATTTCCAAGCAAACCCAAAATGCAGAAGGTGCTTGGGCATATGTCCAATTTCATATACTTAATGACTCTTCACAATTACACCAGTACAAATATGGTTTTTTCCCATCTTGGGAGCCTGTTTATGGAAATCCTGAAGTATCTAAGGCAGATCCGTTCTTCGGTTACCAAAATGAAAGAAAATTGTTTGAAAATACAGCTAAAAATATTGTTCAAGTGAATTATACTGAAGATTATCCCAAAGCCCGGTTCATAGTATCTCGAGCATTGGAACTATGCTATAACGATAAAAGCAAACCCGTTGAGGAGCACTTAAAAGCGGCTGCTGATGAGTTAAGAAAAATGACTGGCAGAAAATAA